The following is a genomic window from Rutidosis leptorrhynchoides isolate AG116_Rl617_1_P2 chromosome 8, CSIRO_AGI_Rlap_v1, whole genome shotgun sequence.
CTAAAGATGCACGCTTTGACAGTCTTTGTGAAATAGTAGTATTTTAGTAAGACTTCAATACTTATATCTAGGGTTTAGTGTCTTCAAGTGCCCAACTGAACTCAATATACTATTGTATTATATGTATCCAACTTAGGCAGTTTCTTTTGTATGCATTAAACTTTCAATAATCGTTAATTTGTATGTATTAAGTATCAAACTCTCAATTATCCATATAGTTTATATCTATTACTCCGTATAATGTATGTATCCAACTTCAACTTGTTTCTATTGTATGTATTAAAGATTTGATATAGATATCTAACATCTTATAGTTTTTTCTACATAACTAACAAGATGTTGATAGCAAACTCATAAGCTTATAAATTTATAGTTCAGACCACTAGCTTCCATTTTTagtcaaggttgaaaaagacgcgagacggggtcgagacggtaggAACCTTAAAACGTCGCAACGTAAAAAACGAGGCCGAGACGGATGTTGACGAACAttgactttttatatatatttcaaacataaatatttcaaagtAAACATAGATATTTGCCTTTAATATGGAATATCAATGCTTGAAATGTTTATGtttgaaattaaaaagtcaacgttggtcaaaatCCGTCTCGACCTAGTATCGGCCATTGTTGACCTTTTTTTAAGCGTTGGCCGTTTTTTAACCATTTCTAGGTCCGTTGCAACGGTAGCATGGTAAAACCATCGCGACGCCCGTCTCAGCCGTTTTTAATAACACTGTTTTTAGTTGTACATTTTTAAGGATAATGACTTGCGGACGATTTGAACCTTCAGACTTGGTTCTTAATTACATTTACGTCAAATTACAGTTCTATTTTTCAGTTGTGTGTTTTCCCTCTCGAAAGATCTATTAGTCGGTTATACAGTTTGCTATACCTCGCCCTTAACATCTATAATTTGTTAATGTTTTATCAGATAGAACATCAGATAAATCAAGATGGGTAACAAACCCGTGAAACAAAGTGACGATTTACTAGTAAAGGTTGTGCCACCGGTAGATCGTGCCTATGTACGTTGGCTTGCAAAAGATTTGGAAAGGATTCATGGCTACGTTCCCCGAAAACCTCGTGCTGTAAAACCACCAGATCATTATATTGAATACATGCGGATGAATGGATGGTTAGATCTCGACCTAAATGATCCTGACCTTGCCCATTTGTTCAAGTAACAAGGGGTCAAATCTAGTCAGAGTTGTTCATGATACACTGGGTGTAAATGGATTATGACATGTAGATTTCTCTACTTTTTTTCAATGTTTATGAACTTATTTTGTGCAAATACCGTTTTTATGCTACGGACTGAATTTGTGTAGTTAAGAGTTTGTTTGTCGTCAACTACCCGCTTTTTGACTCACTAAATCTGTTCAATAAGAGGTGGTCGGTTCAAGACTACTGACCAAGTGTGTTTATTACGGCAAAACTCTACTAGACCAACAAAACCAAAAAACCATACTGGACTGATCTTTGTTGTCGTAGTTAGGTAATGTATGCAGTTGTTCTACTTGACTTGATAAACGATTACCTAAAATACCAGGTGATTATACAATTTGCTATACCCAATATCTATAAGTAGTTCATGTTTTATCAGACAGAACAGCAGATGAATCAACATGGGTAACAAACCCGGGTAACAAATTGAAGATTTACTAGTAAAGTTTGTGTCACAGAACCaagcaggcttgcctgagtggtcaCCGAATTTTCCAATAAAGCACATCACTCGGGTTCAATTTCTGGCTATGCTAAATTGTTCAGAAAAGAAGTGTGaccagagggtgcgcataatgcgcaattcacccggtaccaggtttcGCGCTCCGGAGACTTGATTACCTGATGTTTTATCCTCTGTGGGGAACCAATGTGCTTGTTTATATAGGGGTTTTCTtgctaccaaaaaaaaaaaaaaaaaaatgtcacacAAGGTTGGCGAAATCGGATCTCGGTGAGATCTCGTTTTGACATTTTtttggagatctcggcatctcggaaaaatctcggggagatctcggcatctcggaaaaatctcggggagatctcggacgttgacttacgttaactttttagttttttaatataaatatataaaaacaaataaatatatgtatatttatatacatttttacagattttacaagaaaatccgagaaataagCGAGAAAATCCGATATTGtacgagaaaattcgagaaatgagcgaaaaatccgagaaatcatggctttgaccaagtttaaccccgttgaccgagaaatctcgggagatggacatctcgtctcggtgAGGACGACCTTCTTTACTATTGAGCTTAGTTGGTTGTCACTTAGttacgtggtttcggggatgtttaccgtaaaggtgcatgagtggtgtttggtttgttcccggtggttggctctttgcttgcgcaacaacttccacctggcatgccTTTCGAGTTCTGTTTCAGTAACTtttggctctatttattgaggtaacaacaagcgtcgatttattggcgacttgactgccgcgTGGAGCCTATATTGAACCCCAGGCAGGCTTtagaacccatgaaaatttgacccCACCATTTTTATGGCGTCTCTTTTTATTCCGTTTTTATTTGTATTATCCCGTTTTTATTTgtattacgttttttttttttttttttttttttttttttttgaggtcctctcggaagcaatctctctactttGGAGTAGAGAGGAGGATGACTTCCTCTCTCGGTGGGTGGAGAATTTTTTCTCAACTCGTGGTTAGAGAGACGACTTCTCTTctattctagggtagaggaaggattgtctacatctcacctccccatacctcgcatgcgcgggattgggtattgttgttgttgttgttgttgttgtatggaCATCCCGTCTCGGTTGCCTTCCAAATACGACATTTCGGAGAGAAATaacgagatttacaacactgatctTAACCCAAATAGGAACACACGTTAATTCCTTCTTTGTTAATGCAAGATCATGAGACCATGCATTTAGAATTAGAGGAATCGACCAAATGATCCAAAGACCCCCTTCCAAAACATCATGCGTACCCGTTTTCgtaaaggaaaaaaaagaaaaaagaaaaagaacccCTTCAAATTTATCATAATTTTTTTCAAACCATTAAAATAGATAACTTGAACTCATAACTACTGAAGTTTGGCTTGAGTGGTATTGAAGTGGGATTCAACTTGAGGTACTGGCAACCAGGGTCGGACCTATGAAGGGGCAGGGTGGGGCGCCCACACCCTGTGGATTTGCAATatttagtgcaaattttttcggtttttcgattttgtcTCCGGTGGAAAAAAATTTTGCCCCAAACtcttcatattttgcccaaaaaccttcaaattttgctcaaaaactctatattttatccccaaacctccatattttgccaaaaaaaaatctGTACGTTTTAAAAAATATTAAGCCCTCGGTGAAAAAATTTCCTGACTCCGCAATTGCTGGCAACCTAGATTTGATTGTCACTCCAAACAGAAAATCTTCCAGTGGCGTAGCCACGTTTATGAACAATGGGGTCATATGACCCCCAACGAAATATCCAATACCCGTATTTGTTTAACGTGTAAGTGTCATATAACATTAAAATTTTTGTTCGGCCACTTATATTTAAAAAGCCCATTAAAAAGATTTTTTTATATGCACCGTTAGCGTGTAGGTTAATATTTACAGAATAAATGAGTACCATTTAATATTGTATAGGTTTCTTTCACTATTGAATACGTTGAAATAGTATTTAGCAATTAAATTAGTTTATTGTTCTTTCATAATTTAATAACAATTTTAGTTCTTCATTATTTTTTTGTTAGTTAATTTTAGATTATGATTAATAACTACTCGTTATAAAAATTAGTATTGTATTGATATTTACTTAGTTTAACTATCACTTCGTAATAAATTACTTCGTACTTATGAAGTTGCGGGATTTAAGTAGTATGGaataaaagaaaggaaaaaaaaaaactcGAAACTGTCAAAACGGACCGCCATTCGGTTTGATCTTGTTTGATGTTTATGTTGAAACTGTGAATGTCGGTTTGATTTGAGATTTAGTCAAAAGCGGACCAAACCGGACCGTGAACACTCCTAACTTTCAACATAAGAGAAACGATTGTTGTTTTATGACACCAACGATAGAAATTTCTGGCTTCGCcactggaatttccaacatttgatGGTACTGCCAATAGCCCAATATCAATGCGATTTGGAAAACTCTCTGGGAGTTTCCCAAACTTCGATGGTACttccaacatcgtcgcgaattaaGTTTCCTCCTAATGCGTGTGTGgctgacaaatgagagtattcgatgtcgatgtcgatatcgccgttaaaaaaaTGATAACTTCAACTCATCAATTTCTAAAACTTGAACTCATttaaatttaatatcttattaTTTTTAGTTCACTCGTATTTTGTATAGACTCAAATCCGTAAAAATTGTTCGTAAAACTTATAACAAAAAACAAATAATTATGTATTTtccttaataaaaaaaaataagtaaattaCAAAAAGATTGCATCGATTCGCATCTGACATGGTatcatcatatcatatcatatagatggTCTCTTCTTCTCTTGTTTGTGTTGAATTCCTGTCTCTCTGAAATCAAATCACAAAGAAAAACATCACCAGATTTCATTCCTTTAATTTCATGCAAATTCTCACCAAATTATTAATCATCAAATTAAATCTCTCTTAAAATGGaactatcttcttcttcttctacatcTTCCTCCGACaataacaacgacaacaacaacacttgtaacaaacaacaacaacaacctcaaaAACAATGCTCCCTCGATGACCACCATCGTCTCTATTTAGTCCCTTTCAGGTCCCCTATTCCATAATAAACATCACATTTCTCaaatacattattattattttttatttgatATTTGATTTGATAATTTTAATTTGATTTGATTTGTGTTTGTATAGGTGGTGGAATGAAGCTGAACAAGGATTTTGTGattcagatattaatattaataataataataataataataataataataataataataataataataataataataataataataataataatacgggtaCGGGTATGGATAcggataataatgatactaaaacgaagaagaagaagaaaaagaaagggGTTTTATTCGATGCGGTACCTGCATCAACATCGTCTTATTATGGTGGTCCAATGAAGATACTTAATAACATTTTTAAATCAGATCTTGCTTTTAATCTTACTCTTGCTACTAATCAACCACCTCAAttaactgatgatgatgatgataacaataTTAACAAAACTGGTGTGGATGTTAGAGATGTTAATGGAGTATCGGGTCGAAATTACGCTTTAGTTTCTGCAGATATGTGGCTTCAAGCACTTAAATGGTTTGTATCTATcttactttttttttcttcttattagtaTATTTTTGTTAATTTAGATCATTAGTATATCTAGGGCTAAGTTTGCAATTAATTGCATTGTTTTATGATGATGAAAActgtatatataaacatatacaaaaACCTTACATGTTAATTTTTTTTCGATTAAGAGTACTATTCGAGTAATACACTCGTCTGATTTGTTATGGTGCCAATTGTAAGTTATAAGTTGTAGTGGCAAATGTATTATCGCTTAAGTGTTGTGTTGTTGTTCGATTACGATATTCAATGCAGGCATAGTGACTCTAAAGGTACAGAAGATGATATGACCGATGTATATCCGTTACAACTCAAGCTTTCGATTTTACAAGAGACCAACACATTGGGTGTCAAAATAAACAAAAAGGTGCATATCATTTATCTATTGTCTTAAAATATTGTTTTATGATGTACCTGTTTTACGTTTTGCTCTTTCACCGTGAAATAGTATTTAATGAGACATTCGTTTGTTGCCTCGAAAGTATACCTAAAACTCATAATGCCGAGAAATGGATTATTTTGAATTCAATTATAGAAAGGTGTTTGTTAAGAGGATTTGCAGGAAGTAGTTTATGACACTCGATATTAATTACTCATAGTGGTTGGTTTTGGAACAGAAGTTTTGTTTAGGACATAAATATCTAACTATTCTTATAAAAAGATTTAGATGTATGATGTTGCGGTAATTGATATATCTGTGACATAAGCACAcacatatataagtatataaccCCTTCGGTATTATTGATATCAATCAATATTTAGCCCTCTTATATGAGAGTTGGTTAAAAA
Proteins encoded in this region:
- the LOC139861093 gene encoding uncharacterized protein is translated as MGNKPVKQSDDLLVKVVPPVDRAYVRWLAKDLERIHGYVPRKPRAVKPPDHYIEYMRMNGWLDLDLNDPDLAHLFK